The genome window TCTAAAAATCATAATAAATTTAGGAGTTTTCTCTGTTTAAAAAACTTGTGTCTTTACATAGAATTAAAAATGATTTTATCTTATTATATAATTAATTTATAAAGAGGCGATTATGATGGTGAGTGTAGATAAAAATAAGTGTATTGGATGTGGCGCATGTGCAGCAATATGCTCAGCAGTATTTGAATTAACTTCAGAAGGAAAAGCAAGAATTATAGATAGTTATGCTGGTGGAAATGAAGAATGTATTGACCAAGCAGTTAGTATTTGCCCAGTTCAAGCAATAAAAAAATTCTAAATTATTAAAAAATGTATTAAAAAGTCCTGGTTTAACAGGACCATAATTTTTGCTTTAATTTTTCTTCTTAGCGTCTTTCTTCAGCTAACACCCCACGCGGAAGGTCGTAGATGCCGAGATCGACACTGCCGTAGCCGCAGAGCCTACGAACAAGCGCGCTTACTGCTGAATTCCTATTAAAACGATATAAATATCTTTTTGGTCCTTTTTCTCCTTCTTTTTCTGAGGTTGGTATTCCAGTTCTAATATCTGTTGGATACCAGCCATCCTCAACTGGAAGACCATGGAACCAAATTTTATCTAAATTTGAAAAATCATATTCAAGTGTGTAAACATCTCCGTTTCTAACAATTGAATAATCTTCTCCTGGAATTAAACCATCTCTTAAAACAAGAATATTACCAGATAAATCTCTTATTTCTTTTGGGACTTCTATTCTTCTTATTTGGCCATTATCATATTCTCTTGTTATTATATCTCCAAATGGCTTTCCTGGTTCTGGATGACCAAATTGATTTGAAAAAAAGTCAGAAATATTAAATTCTCTTTGAAGAACATCACAATTTTCGCTTCTTTTTCCATCATCTGTTACTATTAATCTATCTGCTATTGGTTTATGGCTTATGACAGATAAAGGATTTTCATCTTTATTTCTTCCTTTATTTGCTTCTGCAATTAAGTTATGTGCAGTATACCAATCTGCATTTTCTGAAAGACAAATAAGTTTTACTTCTCTGCCTAATTCAGGCATTTCTATCATCTTTTTATTTTTTATTTCTGGAACTAAAAAAATTTGTTTCATTATTACACCCCCTAACTATGTTATTTATTATGTTTATTTGGGTTTAAAAAGGTTTTGGTTTGTTAAAAATTAGTCTAATCACAAGAATTGGGTTTTATATTATAATACTGGCAAATCCATTCTTTTAAGGCGCTTTTTTCTAAATAACCTGTATAAAAATATATATTATTTCCTTTATGAAGCGCAAAAGCAGGAACACCTTGTATTTTATTTGTGTCTTTATATTCTTCTTGTATTTTCATTACTTCTGGATTTGTATGGCGCTCTGTTAAATTAATATATTTAATAATTAAGTCCTCTTCTAAAAAATCAGATTCTAACTCATTAACAATTAAAGTCATTGGTGGGCAAAACTCTTCACAACCATCTGCATACAAATACTCTAATTCTAATTGCTCTTTATTAAAATTTTGCTCTTGAATTGGTGTTTCTGTTACACCTTGCATAACACATCCAAACAATAGAATAAAAACCAAACATCCAAAAAATAATTTCATAATCATTATTATCCCTTTTAGTATTTCTTAAATATATTTTTTAAATTTTTGCTTAGAAACACCCATTACCTATTATTAAATTTGATTAATGAATGCACCTCATATTTATCCAATTTTTTTCTTGCTTCTAACCCAGTTAATTCAACTAAAAATCCAACACCAACAACATTAGCTCCATGTTTTTCAATAGCTTTTACTGCTGCTTCTGTTGTAACCCCTCCTGCTAAAACATCATCAAAGAAAATTACTCTTTCTCCTTTTTTAATTGCATTTTTAGGCATTTCTAAAGCATTAACTTTATAATCTAAACCAAATTCCTTGCTTAAATTCATTTTAGATTTACCTTTTCTTCTTAAAGGTACAAATGCAACACCTAATGAAATAGCTAAAGATGAACCAAAAATAAATCCTCTAGGTTCAACTGCAACAACTGCTTCTATATTCTTATTTTTATAATATTCTTTTAGTAAATTAATAGTTTTATTAAAAGACTCTGAATCTGTTAATAATGGAGTTACATCTCTATAAGTAATCCCTTTTTTCGGAAAATCAGAAATAGTTTTAATTTTTCGTTTAAGTTCTAATATTTGATCTTGTTCCATACTTGCCCCCCCACCTAAATATTAGGTATTAAATAGTATATGAAAGCTATTAAAAATGCATCGAAATTATTTTATTTTCGAAATAAGAAAAGGAATAATATTTGTTCTTTCTTTTAATTCATATTTTGTTTTTAAAATAGGAATAGTTGTTTTTAATATTAATTTTAAATCAATCGGAGTCCCAGAAATAATATAATCAATCTTTTCTTTTTGATTTATTTTTTTGATAATTTCACCTAATTCCTTTATTTGTTTATCAGAATAACCCATTGCTGGGAGAATTTTTCCATCTAAATGCTGATATTTTTCAAAAGTCTTTTCTATATCTCCAAAAAGATAATTTTTAACATTTAGTATTTTTGGTTCATAATTTATTGCTTCTTTATATCCAGCACCGTAAACCATTCCTCCATGTGTCAAAGTAGGTCCATCTTCTATTATTAATATCTTTTTTCCTTTTATTTTATCGGCATTTTCTAAAGTTATTATAGAATCAGCATGAATTATTTTTGCTTTTGAATTCATATTTTTTGCATTTAATACAATCGTATCTATATCCCTTTTATTTGCACTATTCTCTTTATTTATTATTATTGCATCTGCAATTCTAAAATTAACTTCTCCTGGATAAAACTTTTTTTCATGATTTGGCCTTAAAGCATCTGCTACAACAAATAATAAATTTGGTTTATAAAAAGGAGTATCATTATTTCCACCATCCCATAAAATTATATCTGCTTCATTTTCAGCTTGTCTTAAAATTCTTTCATAATCCACACCTGCATACAAAATAAATCCATTTTTTATATGTAATTCATATTCTTCTCTTTCTTCTATAGTTGTCTTATATCTTTTAAGATCTTCTATTTTTGTGAATCTTTGGATTATTTGCTTTGATAAATCTCCATAAGGCATTGGATGTCTTATTATAACTACTTTTTTTCCGCTTTGTTTTAATAAATTAGCTATATATCTAGTTGTTTGGCTTTTTCCACAGCCTGTTCTAACTGCACAAACAGCAATTACTGGTTTATTAGATTTTAACATTGTTTTTTCTGGAGATAAAATAACAAAATCAGCACCTGCTGAGTTTACTTTTGCACTTAAATTCATAACAATATCATAAGACAAATCACTATAACTTAAAATACACTCATCAATTTTATGCTTTTTAATCAAATTCTCTAACTCTTCTTCTGGATAAATAGGTATCCCATTTGGATATAATTTTCCACTTAGAATTTTTGGGTATTTTCTATCATCAATACCTGGTATTTGCGTTGCTGTAAAACAAACAACTTCATATTCATTATTATCTCTATATAATGTATTAAAATTATGGAAATCTCGGCCTGCTGCCCCTATAATAATTATTTTCTTTTTCATAAATAAGGATAAATCAATAAAGTATAAAAATATGTCTTTTATCAAAAGGTTTTTAAAGGTAACACCACATAACACAATGTAAGGTGATGTTACATGGTAAATTTAAACCTAAGGGGAATTGATGAATATACTAATCGAGTGCTTAATGTGATTAAATCAAAATACGGCTTAACACATAAAGGCGAGGCATTAAACAAATTAGCACAAGAAATTGGGGATAAATATATTGAAGAAGAAATAAAAGAAGAATTTGTAAAAAAAATAACAAAAACAATTAATGAACATGAACAAAAATATCCAAAAAGAAGAATGAGTTTAGAAGAATTAGATAAACTTTGCGGAATAAGTGATTAAATGGCTTTTGAATTTGATCTTTCAGAAGAATTAAAAGAAATATTATATGTATTAAATAACCGAGATAAAAAACTTGCTGAAAGAATAAATAAAAAAATTAAAGAAATTATAAATTGCGATTTAAATTCAGTAAACCATTATCAAAATTTAAAATATGAGTTTAAAGATAGAAAAAGAGTACATATTGGACATTTTGTTTTAACTTTTAAAATATATAAAGAAAAAAATTTTATTTTATTTATTAATTTTTCACATCATGATGAAATATATATACTAAAGTAATTTCAAATCTCTTGTAAATTCATCTATTTCATTTTCATACCAGGGGCCGATTGCAAAACATGTTTTTGTACCTGGCGTAATTTGAGTTAAACCTGCATCTCTAATTAAAGCTACGGGTATTTTTTTATCCTTTATTCTCTGAAATAAATCCATTAATTCTTTTTCTCCTTCTACTTTAACAACTACTTTCTTTTCTCCTTCCATCTCCCATTTATCAATAATTTGGGGAGTATTTTGTTTAACATTTCTATATCCTGCCACCGAGGCATGAGCTACTTGACCAGCTAACTTACCTTTGCCTAATTTGATGTCATTTCTAATAACAATTACCTGTTTTATTGAAAAATTACTATTATTTTTAAAAAATACCATAATTAATCTACAATATTAAGATTAATAAATACTTTGACTTTCATAAGCAATAATAGTGGAAGTTTTCGTTTAATAACGTAGAATAAGATTTATAAATATAGTTATTGTAGTTCTTAATGGTGACCAATAATATGGCAAAAGCAAAAACTATGGAAAAAATTGGAGGCTACCTCTTTATTCTAGGTGTACTCATTGCAGTAATACTTGGAATATTTGGTGCTGACCCAACACTACTAGCTTTATTAGTAGTATTTGGAATTATCGTAGGTATCCTAAACGTTGGTGATAAAGAAGTTATAAACTTCTTAATTGCAGCAATAGCTTTAGGACTTGCAGGATCTGCTTTAGGTGGATTAGCTCCATTATTAGCAGGCTTCGAAACAATGCTTCTTGGTGCATTCAGTGCATTAATGATGTTTGTAGGAGGAGCGGTAGTAATACCTGCATTAAAAGTTATCTATGATATAGCTTCCGACAAATAAATTAATATCTATTAGGGAATTTTTCCCTTTTTTTTCTTTTGTTTTTTTTATTTTACTCTTTCTATTTGTGTGGGTTCGTTTTTTGATTTATCTCTTTCTAATTTATAAAGCGCGTTGAAATCGTGATTTAAAAGAGACTCATCATGAGTAATTACAAAAGTTTGCTCTACTATCTCTGGAATTTTCTCCTGTAATGTTTCTGAAAGCATTTTAACTGCCTGCACATCTAAATTATGTGTTGGTTCATCTAATATTAACCAGCTTAAATTAGGAGTTAAAACCATTGCAAACGCTATTCTCAAAGTTAAACTTAAACAAGCTTTTTCACCGCCAGAAGCAGTAGCATCTAAATCATGCCATTCATTATTTCTATATAATTGAGTTATATAATCTTTTTCTTGCGGATCTAATCTAACTTTTTCATAATCACCATATGGGTAGATAATGGGCCAAATTTCCATCATTGCAGTATTTATGGCTTCAATAAGGCCTTTTCTAACTTCTGTTTGAGTTTCTATTATACAATTTTTATAAATTGAATACTGCTCTTCTTTTTTAGCAAAATATTCAATATCACTTTTTAATTTATTTATTTTTTCTATCTCTTTTTTATTTAAATCAACTATCTCATTTTTATTCTTTAATTCATTATCTATTGTTTTAATTTCATATTCTAATTTATTAAATTCAATATTTTTTTCTTGTATTTCTTTATTTAACTTATTGAATAAATCTTCATTATATTCAATTTGTTTTAATTTTAATCTTTTTTGCTCTAATTCTTCTTCAATTTCTATCTTTTCTTTTGACTTTTTTGTATATTCTTCTAAAAATCTAATTTCATCCTTTAATTTATCTTTTAACTCTCTTTTTTCTTTAATTTCTAAATCTAATTTAGTTTTTTCTTCTGCTATTTTAATACCTTCTTCTTCTAATTTATTTAATTGTGTTTTTAATTCAGAAGTATCTTTTACTTCCTTTAATAATTCTTCTAATTTTTCTTTTTGTTTTTCAAATTGTTTTTTGTTTTTTTCTTGTTTTTCTTTTTCTGCTTTTATTTCTTGTTTTTCTTTTTCTGCTTTTGTTTCATTTTCTCCTATTTCTTCTTTCTCTCTTTTTTTCTCATTTATTAATTCAAGTCTGTGCTCTTCTGACAATTGAGAATCACAAATCGGGCATTTAGATAATTCTTTATTATCCAATTCTTTAATTGCTTTTTCAAGGTCTTTTTTTCTTAATTCTATTTTGGAAATATGTTTTTTTATATTTTCTAATTTTTCTTCTATAAGTATAAAATTTTTTTCGATTTCTTCACCATTTATATTCTCTAGTTCAGCTCTTAATTCTAATATTTGTTTATCTATTTTTTGTATTCTTTCAATATCTGATGAAATCTTGGATTTTTTAGAAATAAGTTCATTATTTTGTTTTAATAAAATATTTATTTTATCTTCTAAAGCACCTATTTTTAGATTATCTAATTCTTTCCTCTTTTCTTCTAAATTCAGTTCTTTATATTTATCTAAATTATCTAAATCAATAATTAATCTTTTTTGTATTTCTTCTTTTCTTAACATTAATTCTTTTAATTCCTGATAATCTTTTTTTTGTTTTTCAAGATCTGTAACTTTTTGCTTAATTTCATCAAATTCTTTTTTCTTTTGGCTGTATTTTCTTAAACTTTCTTGTTTTTTATTATTTAATTCTTGTATCTCCTCTTCTATTTGTTTTATTTTTTCATTCAATTCGTTTTCTTTTTGGAAATTTATGTTTTCTTTTAAAAAAGAGCTTAGATCTTTAATTTTATTTATGATTTTAGTTACATTTATTCTCGCAGTTTCAAATTTATCCAAACCTAATAAATTATCAATCTCCTCTTTTCTTTTTCCTGCCCTTAAAGAAAAAAAGTAATCTATATTATTTTGTTCTGAATAAATTATTTTATTAAACAATTCATAATCTACATTAAGGATTTTTTCGATTTCTGTAGTTACTGCTTTGGGACTTTTTTGAATCATCTGTCCTTCTTTATATAATACTGCATCACTCCCATTTTTTGATAAAGTCCGTTCTATTTCATATTTAATATCTTCGTGAATAAATTTGATTATTATTTTTGATTGGTTTTCGCCATATTTTAAAATATTTTCTAATTTAATTGAACCTCTTTTTAGACTAGGACAAGTTCCATATAAACCAAAAGAAATAGCATCTAATACACTGCTTTTACCAGAACCCATAATTCCAATTAAAACATTAGTTCCTTTAGAAAATTCTAATAATGTTTCTTTATGTGATTTCCAATTAAATAAATGTATAGAAGTAATCATAATATAAATTTATAACAAAACACTTTAAACTATTGTCTATCCATTGAAATTACATCTATTTCACTAACGCCTTCGACTGCTTTTATTCTTTCTTCTACTTCATCAAACCCTTCATCTTTATCATCAACAAAAATTTGGGCTTTAATTATTTTAATTCCAAATCCTATATCTTCTAACTCTGCTGTATTAACTCTGCAAACTTTTTTTATTTTTTCAATCAATTCTTCCAAATTATCTTGCTCTTCAGAAGAAATTTTAACATTTACTGCTACATCTGCCATTTAAAAACCCCCTTATGGTCCTTCAGTTCTGCATTTTTTGCAGATATATTGAACTCCAAGTTCTCTACAATGATGACATCTAACTATCATTTCACCACATTCTACACATGGAAATTCAGCGAATTTTCCAGCAACTTTTCCGCATCCATCACATTTTTTCATAAAATCACCTAATCTCAAATAATCGCTAAAATAAGCAATAATATTTAAAGAGAAACCTCTTTAAAATACTTACTATTGCCCCCATAGTATAACCTGGATAGAATAGGACCTTGCGGAGGTCATGATCGGGGTTCAAATGATTTTGTTGAAAAAAAATATTTTCAGCAAAACTGAAAATCCCCGTGGGGGCGTATGGCGTATCTGCCGGGAATCGAACCCGGTTCTCAAGCTTTTTCCAAAAATTATTTTTTAGTATTTAAATGCTCATACCAACCCAAATTTTTAAATTTTCTTTTTGGGGTAAAGACCTTTTTCTTTTTAAAGAAAAAGGGATTTATGTGCGCCTGCCGGGAATCGAACCCGGTTCTCAAGCTTTTTCCAAAAATTATTTTTTAG of Candidatus Micrarchaeia archaeon contains these proteins:
- a CDS encoding ferredoxin; translation: MMVSVDKNKCIGCGACAAICSAVFELTSEGKARIIDSYAGGNEECIDQAVSICPVQAIKKF
- a CDS encoding adenine phosphoribosyltransferase, which gives rise to MEQDQILELKRKIKTISDFPKKGITYRDVTPLLTDSESFNKTINLLKEYYKNKNIEAVVAVEPRGFIFGSSLAISLGVAFVPLRRKGKSKMNLSKEFGLDYKVNALEMPKNAIKKGERVIFFDDVLAGGVTTEAAVKAIEKHGANVVGVGFLVELTGLEARKKLDKYEVHSLIKFNNR
- a CDS encoding GTPase, translating into MKKKIIIIGAAGRDFHNFNTLYRDNNEYEVVCFTATQIPGIDDRKYPKILSGKLYPNGIPIYPEEELENLIKKHKIDECILSYSDLSYDIVMNLSAKVNSAGADFVILSPEKTMLKSNKPVIAVCAVRTGCGKSQTTRYIANLLKQSGKKVVIIRHPMPYGDLSKQIIQRFTKIEDLKRYKTTIEEREEYELHIKNGFILYAGVDYERILRQAENEADIILWDGGNNDTPFYKPNLLFVVADALRPNHEKKFYPGEVNFRIADAIIINKENSANKRDIDTIVLNAKNMNSKAKIIHADSIITLENADKIKGKKILIIEDGPTLTHGGMVYGAGYKEAINYEPKILNVKNYLFGDIEKTFEKYQHLDGKILPAMGYSDKQIKELGEIIKKINQKEKIDYIISGTPIDLKLILKTTIPILKTKYELKERTNIIPFLISKIK
- the pth2 gene encoding peptidyl-tRNA hydrolase Pth2 — protein: MVFFKNNSNFSIKQVIVIRNDIKLGKGKLAGQVAHASVAGYRNVKQNTPQIIDKWEMEGEKKVVVKVEGEKELMDLFQRIKDKKIPVALIRDAGLTQITPGTKTCFAIGPWYENEIDEFTRDLKLL
- a CDS encoding AAA family ATPase: MITSIHLFNWKSHKETLLEFSKGTNVLIGIMGSGKSSVLDAISFGLYGTCPSLKRGSIKLENILKYGENQSKIIIKFIHEDIKYEIERTLSKNGSDAVLYKEGQMIQKSPKAVTTEIEKILNVDYELFNKIIYSEQNNIDYFFSLRAGKRKEEIDNLLGLDKFETARINVTKIINKIKDLSSFLKENINFQKENELNEKIKQIEEEIQELNNKKQESLRKYSQKKKEFDEIKQKVTDLEKQKKDYQELKELMLRKEEIQKRLIIDLDNLDKYKELNLEEKRKELDNLKIGALEDKINILLKQNNELISKKSKISSDIERIQKIDKQILELRAELENINGEEIEKNFILIEEKLENIKKHISKIELRKKDLEKAIKELDNKELSKCPICDSQLSEEHRLELINEKKREKEEIGENETKAEKEKQEIKAEKEKQEKNKKQFEKQKEKLEELLKEVKDTSELKTQLNKLEEEGIKIAEEKTKLDLEIKEKRELKDKLKDEIRFLEEYTKKSKEKIEIEEELEQKRLKLKQIEYNEDLFNKLNKEIQEKNIEFNKLEYEIKTIDNELKNKNEIVDLNKKEIEKINKLKSDIEYFAKKEEQYSIYKNCIIETQTEVRKGLIEAINTAMMEIWPIIYPYGDYEKVRLDPQEKDYITQLYRNNEWHDLDATASGGEKACLSLTLRIAFAMVLTPNLSWLILDEPTHNLDVQAVKMLSETLQEKIPEIVEQTFVITHDESLLNHDFNALYKLERDKSKNEPTQIERVK
- a CDS encoding elongation factor 1-beta → MADVAVNVKISSEEQDNLEELIEKIKKVCRVNTAELEDIGFGIKIIKAQIFVDDKDEGFDEVEERIKAVEGVSEIDVISMDRQ
- a CDS encoding zinc finger domain-containing protein — protein: MRLGDFMKKCDGCGKVAGKFAEFPCVECGEMIVRCHHCRELGVQYICKKCRTEGP